Genomic segment of Bacteroidia bacterium:
CTGTAGAGCTTGTAAAGAAGATGGAGGAGCTCCGATACCTTTGTAAACTCTTTCTTTTCCTTGGGAGTTTTCTCCACAAGAAGCTTAGCTATCTTTCTTATCACATCATGCCTTGTGGTCATCTTTCAGCCTCCAGCTTTCTGAGATACTTTTCTATGTAGGCTTTCTGAACCTTTTCTTCCTTGAATCTCTCCTTTAGGATGTTGACTGCCAACGCATGCGCCCTTTCAGCTCCGTAGTGCAGGAGCTCCTCCTTTGCCTTTTTCACTTCTATATCTATGACCTCTTTGGTTCTCTCCCTTATCCTTCCTGCTATTTCCTTTGCCTTTTTCTCCTCTTCTTCCACTATGACCTTTGCGGTATCCTGAGAGAGCTTTATCTGCTCCTGATATCTTCTCTGAGCGTCTTGCAGGTTTTCTTTAGCTTTTCTAAGCTCTTCCTGAGCTTCCGCCAGCTCCTTCTCTGAGCTTACGAGCTTTTCTGTTAACTCGCTAAAGTACTTTTCAAAGGCTTGTTGTATGGGTTTTTTACCAAAGTAGTAAACTATACCCAGGAAAGCTAATATGTTTAGCCCTTTCCATATGATTTCCAAAGTGTGATGTCCTTCACTCATGCCGCTTCCTCCACGACTTTAGTGGCTATAAGCTCAGCTACCTCTCTTACCCTCTCTTCCATCTTCCTTTTTTCCTCTTCAAGGCTTTTCCTTATTTCTTCCACAGCTTTTAATATCTCCTCCTGCGTTTCGGATTCCACCTTGGTGAGGATTTCAACCCTTATCTTCTCTGCGTTCCTTCTTGCCTCTTCCACTATGTTGTGAGAGCCCTTCCTTCCCTTTTCTAATATGGCGTTAGCCTCTTCCACATACTTCTGAGCCTCTTCTCTTAACTTGAGCGCTTCTTCCATGTTCCTCTGAGCAATGCTTTCCCTTTCCTCTATAACCTGAGAGTATGGCTTTATCAGCAGGCTTCTTACAAGAGCCACGAACACGAGGAAAAGAACTGCCTGTATAAACAAGGTAGCGTTAGGATACATAGCTTGCTGTATATCCATGAAAGCCTCCTAAGAACATTATAACACAATCTAAACATTAAGAGAATGTTTTAAATTCCTTCAAGGCAGAAAGAGACGGTGTTTATAATTTGCACGTTGTAAAGAGTAGTGTGTTGTGTCTAATATTAAGCCTGTGAGATGATATTAACCCACGAAGAGAGATTGAAGGAATGATACCTAACTGTCTAATAAACCTCTCGTTCCTAATTCATAGGAGTTTTACGAATTCTCGCATAGTCAGGCTCAAATTCCGAAGTTGCTAAGTATCAAGCATAAGAAAGTGTTTTTAGACAAAGCAATTCAATATGCGACAATCTGCTTTGTCCAGTATTAGGTTTATGAGATAGTATTCCCCCATGAAGAGAGATTGGAAAAATTATAACGAGATAGAAGACTTTCACTCTGACCATTTGCCAGATAAGCCAGAAGACCTACCACAAGGCTTTGTCATAATCCTTGACTTCACTGGTTTATTTTCGTCATTCAAGCGAGCTTGGTGAGTATGTGAGC
This window contains:
- a CDS encoding ATP synthase F0 subunit B, which gives rise to MDIQQAMYPNATLFIQAVLFLVFVALVRSLLIKPYSQVIEERESIAQRNMEEALKLREEAQKYVEEANAILEKGRKGSHNIVEEARRNAEKIRVEILTKVESETQEEILKAVEEIRKSLEEEKRKMEERVREVAELIATKVVEEAA